In Lolium rigidum isolate FL_2022 chromosome 3, APGP_CSIRO_Lrig_0.1, whole genome shotgun sequence, the genomic window GGCTCGATCGATGAATCTTCACTCAATCCTGCTCAGTACTGGTCTTGGCTCGGCTGCCACCACACAGCCGAGCGATGATGGGATGATGAGCTCCAAGCTCTACCTTGCtatgttttttcgataaagggaatatattaatatcgcggagataccaattacacccagcctctgcaacaacatcatgctctaatggcataaaggatgcacacagccaaaacaaaaagagaaaaaaattacaaaaaagaaagaTCCCGCTACAGAGTTCCATAACTTGAAAcagcaacactgacaccaccaagacaacaccaaaaGCTCAGATTCTCcataaacgacgcctccaagaaggaaacagtgctcaaACGCCGTCGTCGTTCGATCGTAGATCTTAGGTttccaccctgaagaaagtcatctctctcaaaacaatgccttcaacaaaaacattgccaggcacaacgaattaaggccagaccttggattttcaccctgaaagataagactctgaacttctcctgtgcagtcgcccccacataccaGTCGTTGTTTCAAATCATGAATCACCAAGCCAaatccacctcaccaccaagatccaacCATCAAAGCtattccaccgatctcggcttgatgaccttctccgctAGCACCATGAAAAGAAAATGAGcttcatgatattaacagccagcagagcttcgaagcgctccttcggaaaccaaacggccagataaaaacatgggtgcgcacgaccgaaaccacccaatccagcaatcttcaggcattattcgcacaatgaatttcgccggcagggtCTTCCGAAACTCGACAATCCACCCAGACTGGTGGGAACAATCATCCGATAGATCTTCAAACTTGGTGCGAGAAGAATTCTagaaccgccgcctttattcttcGACGCGGATGAACAGACCCGCACGACACCATCCCCCgcccgacgacgacgaaggagaAAATCGTCAACTCCTAAGTCGTCTCCCTGGCCGCGTGCACGAGCATGGATCAATAGCGCATCAGGCTCCAGACCCGCATGCACTCATGCTTGGACTCACGCGAGGCCAAAGACGTGGAGATAAAAGTCTCGGGCGACGCTGCTGATCTGAGTGGTGGAGTGCAGATAGGCAGGTCGGGAGCCAGCACCTAACTGACAGATCGGGTCACCGGCAACCCGTGCTGTTGCGGCCAGATCGGAAAGCAGGCCTGGGAagatggcggccagatcaggaggACCACCGAGGCGGAAGAACAAGAAAAAACGGGTGGAGACACCCCGCCACCGCCGTCCGCCGGTCAACGGCCTCCTCCGGTGGCGGCGAGGTGAACGATGCGGCAAGGGGGGAGGGCCTCCTACGacggctgtggcggcgcctccggAGTCGCCTGAAGCGACCCGGGAGGCTAAGGCGTTTCTGTTTTAGTTCTACCTTGCTGTGTTAGAGGACAGAAAGGAGGAAGCCATGGCGCTGCTTTCACACAGTGTAGCGCCGCTGCTGCTCATCCCGGTAATGGTTAACTTATTTTGCATTTTAGTTTTTGTTTCTATCTTAGTAAGTGAGGAGAAAACTAGTTAACTTAATTTACATTTGCTACTCTTGAGCAACTGAGATATTTCATGTATCTAAATCGATCAAGGTGCGTACTGTGAAACATAGGGATCGAGTTGTGCAAAAAAATCGTGGGCAATTTCAGCAACAGAAATGTGGCTGCTGTGCTTACTGGGATTTTTAATTTTGTCTGAAATCTGTATATGTTTGATTTCTTTCAGCTATACAAAAGGTCAGCCCGGAGAGAAACAATGTTCTTCATCTAGCAGCCGGCCAAGGGCACCACGAGCTGATCCAAGAGCTCTACGCCAGCTTCGGGGACAAGAGCTTGCTCTCTGCCCAGAATTCGGCTCTGGACACGCCGCTGCACTGCGCGGCGAGAGCCGGGCATGAGAGAGCCGTGTCTCTCCTCGTCCAGCTCGCGTGGGGCACCGGTGATCATGCGAACATCTTGGGGTGCAAGAATGAGGCTGGGGACACAGCGTTGCATCTGGCGGCGAGGCTCGGCCATACCGCAGCGGTTGAGGTTATAGTATTTGTGGCGCCGGAGCTGGCATCAGAGGTTAACAATGCCGGCGTATCACCGTTGTACTTGGCGGTGATGAGCAGGTCGGTACCCGCTGTCAGAGCTATAACCAGGTGCAGGGACGCGTCGTCTGCCGGCCCGAGTTCACAAAATGCTCTGCACCCTGCCGTCTTCGAGGGTTCAGGTCAGCCTCCTCGATCCGTGGACTCTGAAAGTGCATGCAGATTTGCCAATACATGACTGACATTACCATCTGAACATTGCTAGAAATGGTTAGCCTGCTACTGGACTGGAATCCATCCCTGGCCAGCGAAGCAGATGCCAGTGGCAGCACTCCGCTCCATTTTGCTTCGTCCGACGGCGACCACTCCGTCGTAAATGCAATCCGGCGCGCTGCACCGTGCGCGGTGCGCATGCGGGACTCGGGTGGCCTCTCCGCTCTCCACGTCGCGGCAAGGATGGGCCACGCACGCCTCGTCGAGGCGCTGATAGAGGCGTGTCCCAACGCAGCTGAGCTCCGAGACAACCTTGGCAGAACCTTCCTGCACGCCGCGGCCAGGGGAGGCCACTCCAATGTCATGTCGATTGCCATCAAGAAACCAGCGCTGCGCGGCCTCCTGAACGCGCAGGACGTGAACGGCAACACGCCACTCCATCTCGCGGTGGTCGCAACTTCTGCCAACGTCGCGGGGGCCCTGCTGTGCCACAACGAATTGCGAGCCGACGTCATGAACAACGAGGGACACACTCCTCTTGATCTCGCCGTGAGATCTACCTGTTTCTTCTCAATGGTAAGTATAACACTGTTAACACACAACACACTGCGGTTCCAGTGTATATTCGACAATACCCAGTATTAATTATTTCGATTGCTCCTATGAACAATTGAACATTGTACTAAAGTTAGTTTGACTACCTTGCAGGTGCGTCTGGTGGTGACATTGGCTGTATTCGAGCAGCGATCTCACCCTCAGAGGCGGGACCAAGTGAAGAAATGGAGCAATGACGACCTAGGAAAAGTGGTGGAGAAGACGTCGGACAGCCTCGCGgtagtcgctgtcctcatcgccaCCGTCGCCTTCGCTGCGGCCAACAATGTGCCCGGGTCATACGAGCAAGGGGACAACTTGGCATCCGTAGCCAAGGGAAAGATGGTCTTTAAAGGGATGGCCATTCTACAGGATAATGACCTCTTCATATTCTTCCTGTTACTTGACAGCTTTGCCCTGATGACATCCATGATCGCGGCGGTCTTGCTCGTCTTTGGGAAGCCGTCACGCTCCGCCGGGTCATGTGCGAGCTTCGTGGTGGCGCTGCAGTGCCTATGGGCGTCGCTGATGAGCATGCTAGTGGCCTTCTATGCAGCTATATCTGCAGTGACTACCACGAGCGAAACCATCGAAGCCTACTGCTACATGATCATAGGCTATGGCTTCGCGATACTTTCCTCGACTGTATATCTGATCCTGCCTAGAGTGCCGCCGCGCATAGCTTTTATGGTTATATGGCGTACTGCCCAAAATGGGTGGAACCTTGTCTTCAGAAGGCGTCCTATCAAGCGGAAGTATCCTGTCGCAAAAGCTTACGCACTCAACCTGCTAATTTTCAGTTCAATAGGCTACCTAGCGGTTGCCGGTATTATCGTCATCCTGATGAAGAGCGCAGTAATGAAAAGCGAGTTGGGGAATTCTGGGGCACCTGCACCTTCTCCTGCCGTCTCTTAGCCTGCAAATTGGTTGTGGGCGCCATCAGCAGGTACCTTTTCTATGTAGGCACCGTGTATAAAAAGTGTAATAATAGTAATAATTCAGAGTGCTGacaactcaaaaaaaaaaatacagagtGCTGAGGTCAGCGATGAGCTAGAAAAAGGGCTCAGAGAGGGATTCCTTGTCAGGGACTCAAATAGGTTCCATCTCTCCAAAAACGGGAGTTGTTCTTCCGGAGACCATtggtatttttttttactttgataCTTGGACCTACTATCCATTTTTTCATGGCTAAAGCCGATGTGCAGCACACCTACTGATTTATCATCTGGTGTACACCAGAGGTGATTTAAACATCAGGCTTCAAGAGATTGCCTATCTAAAGCTGTCATTAATTATTAGAGAAATGGCCTCCCTactgggatattcactttggctcataggagcatttgctcccgttatgtgaatctacatttcaaagtgtcaaaaaattctaaaataaaattttccgtacatctacatattttatgttcgtacagaagtttacaaaaaaaactaaaatattatgtggctcctgtaaaaaagacaaattttgatgctataacacgattaCGTACAGAAcaattttttatcttttttgtacgtGCCACATAAgatgttgtttctccatgaaaacttgtgcactaacatagaatgtcacgatgtacaccaaaataattatttcagaattttttaacatttttaaaattgttttttaattattttgtataatgggagcatttgctcctatgagccaaaacgccgccTCCCTACTTCTTGCACAAATGAAAAATGTATCTGACCCCGTTCAAAGATTAAATTGTAACGTTTGCTTTCTTCTTGtaacatattttttttaaaaaaatggtaaATTAACAATAAACTCGTTTATTAAAATAAACTagttaaatgcccgtgcgttgctacggtgtaTATTTAAATGAAGTCAAATGTAATGCCATGGTTTTGTTTCGCTAGAATGGGTCGGTTCCACTCTTCCATTTGGTTGGGACAAAAATATGATTTGTAGTGATTTCATTATGTGTTTGGTTATAGGGCTGGAATAGGTTCATCTCACCTTTTTCTAAGGAAGGTTGAGGTCACATCTCACGTAGAAAATATGTACTTTGATATATACACCCTCTGTCTGTAAAAACTTTACTCGAATTCGTCTAGTCACTACAGGAATTTGCAGAGGCGCCGACGGCCGCGAGCCCTCGGTGTAGCCGTGAgaggccgtcggcatagcctaCGCGGAGGGCTGCCATTGGCGTAGCCCCTCGGCAAAGGTCTGCCTCGACAGAGACACGTCGGCCCTCGGCATAGGAGTGGCCCTCAGGGTAGACGCCTAATGCCCACGACCGTTTCTGCCCCTCGGCACATGGGCCCTCAGCGTAGGCTTGCGGGGCGGCGCTGTCCATTAGCGGACGTTGTCTGTACGCCGACGGCCTGCCCCTCGGCGTAGGCTTCCGGGGCGGCGCCGTCTGTTAACATATCGTGTGAATATGAGTATTTTTACAGCTGTTAGtttgcaaaaaatgataaaacaACAACAATGAAAAAATTATACTTTATAATGTTGGAAAATTTACTCTTTGTATAACTCTGGTGGTACCCATTTCATACAAAACCCAGTCACAAAATTATCAAAAAGAATGCCTAAAATACATCACCATAAGAGTAGAAAAGAAAAGGGCGCGGCTGGTGATCAGGCGACTGAGATTTAATAAATCTCAGTCACCTGATGTCATGGCAGTGTGCTGATTTTCAGCGTTTGGTACTTGGATTAGTTTCAGTACTAATGGATTGGCTTAACATATATAtggttcttttcttttcttattacTATGTAGCGTGCCAGCTTGCAACATACGGGATTCTTTTTCTTCGTCTCGACGTGCCTTTCTCGCTGCTGGTAACAAGGGAGCGTCTGAAAAATATCCATTCTCGTTAACAGTTGCAACCCATGTATCCACGTGTAACAAGAAAAAATGCAAACCTACATAGAACGAAAAAATATCAATTGCGATCTACCTACAACTAAAAAAAATCGTAGTTCCGATCCACATGTAACTGAAAATCTCAGTTGCGACCTACGCGTAACTGGGAAAATCTCACTTGCGACCCAAATGCAACTAGAAAAATCGCAGTTGCGACATAGATGCAATTGGTTAAAATCTAAGTTGCAACTCACATGCAGCTGGAAAAAATCTTAGTTTCGACCCACATACAGCTGGGAAAATCTCAGTTGCGACCCAAACGCAACTAAGAAAAATCTTAGTTTCGACTCACATGCAATTTGGAAAATCTCAGTTGCGATCCACGTGCAATTGGGAATATCTCAGTTGTAACCCACATGCAAATGAGAAAATCACAGTTGCAACCCAAATGCAACTAAAAGGATCTTAGTTTCGACCCACATGCAACTGGAAAagctcagttgcaacccacaggcaaactggaaaaatctcagttgcgatCCAAATGCAACTAGAAAAATCTTAGTCCGGACCCAAATGCAActtgaaaaatctcagttgcaacctccATGCAACTAGAAAAAATTAAGGTGGGAAAAATCCAGTTGTGACCCACATGCAATTAGAGAAACTCTAAGTTGCGACCCACATATAACTAGGATAAATCTCAGTTGCGATCCACCTTCAACTCGAAAAATCTCAAAAAATCTCAATTACGACCAGTATGTAACTTCCTAAATTAGCACGAATCGGGACGTAATCAAATGGACCGGGACATTTTTCTCAGTTGCATCACATGTGTCGCTATTGTTTTTTCTTACAAAGAACAAGCAAAGCACAAAAAACGTCAAACCTCAAAAAAATGCTAAACGCCATGCTACATGCACGCATAAGCAAAGCAGCCATGACAAAACAACAAGTGACAGCCTGCGGGAAAAAAAAAGGTGAAGCGCCTGTGGAGAAAATGACGTCAACACAAAACAACAAGAATGCACAAATCTTAATACACTTAATTTAATGATTGATTAGGTGACTGAGATTTAATAAGTCTAAGGCGCCTGATTTCCAGCAATTCCGAAAAGAAAATCGCATTGCAAGCCTTTTTTTCTTGACGACCTGCTGGGAAGTATACCCGAGGCATCATGATATGTCTTGCAGTTTAGTATATACAATGCACTGCTTCCATGGATATAGATGATGAAATTACAAGAATCGACTCCACAGTTGCTATAACCATTACACATTTTTATACCTGTATCTCATTGCACAACCAATGTAAGCTAGCAAATTCAGAAAACTGATCCCTAAGATGGCCTTCGTTCATGTTATCTGGGATCCATCCAGGATCTCCTCCTCGAGTTGTAAGGTATGACACAAAGGTCAATATGATTGAGCTTAAATAGCTCCCTGCTGAGACCGTGACCAGTGCAAATGCAGCACATAAACTCCTCATGGCATCTGGGCCTGATCATAGAAGAACTCAAGTTGACCAATATTAGTGAAAACCTCAGTAGCGCCAACAAAGAAATATTGTGGTATCTGCCAAAGAATGCTCTGTTAACTTGGCAAAACAATCTGCCCCGTTAGGGGGATTGGTTACATGTTATATAGGATGGAAAAGCCCCATCAATGGCATGTACATGGAAGGTGCCAATCATGGTGGTGTACTACACCATACACGTTGGACACAAGAAAGGAAAGTACAACGGTAATGTCTAGCCTGCTAAGACAGGTCTAACGGTATTGTCTAACACCCCCCTTAATCTAAGCCTTGGAAGCTATGGAAAGGTTGAGATTACGTTGGAATTCTTCAAGGAGCTTGACCGGCAATGTCTTGGTAAAACCATCAGCAATTTGATCTTTGCTTGACACGAACCGAA contains:
- the LOC124694737 gene encoding protein ACCELERATED CELL DEATH 6-like, which codes for MAARSGGPPRRKNKKKRVETPRHRRPPVNGLLRWRREDRKEEAMALLSHSVAPLLLIPLSAIQKVSPERNNVLHLAAGQGHHELIQELYASFGDKSLLSAQNSALDTPLHCAARAGHERAVSLLVQLAWGTGDHANILGCKNEAGDTALHLAARLGHTAAVEVIVFVAPELASEVNNAGVSPLYLAVMSRSVPAVRAITRCRDASSAGPSSQNALHPAVFEGSEMVSLLLDWNPSLASEADASGSTPLHFASSDGDHSVVNAIRRAAPCAVRMRDSGGLSALHVAARMGHARLVEALIEACPNAAELRDNLGRTFLHAAARGGHSNVMSIAIKKPALRGLLNAQDVNGNTPLHLAVVATSANVAGALLCHNELRADVMNNEGHTPLDLAVRSTCFFSMVRLVVTLAVFEQRSHPQRRDQVKKWSNDDLGKVVEKTSDSLAVVAVLIATVAFAAANNVPGSYEQGDNLASVAKGKMVFKGMAILQDNDLFIFFLLLDSFALMTSMIAAVLLVFGKPSRSAGSCASFVVALQCLWASLMSMLVAFYAAISAVTTTSETIEAYCYMIIGYGFAILSSTVYLILPRVPPRIAFMVIWRTAQNGWNLVFRRRPIKRKYPVAKAYALNLLIFSSIGYLAVAGIIVILMKSAVMKSELGNSGAPAPSPAVS